A genome region from Lactobacillus sp. ESL0791 includes the following:
- a CDS encoding Cof-type HAD-IIB family hydrolase: MAKLIFSDIDGTLLNSDLQVTPKTRIALRQQIIAGNVFIPVSGRMPQAIMTAAGQVMKTCPMIAYNGALVIDEMGRPLSSQFMTAKQALEICQYVEENAIESCSWSVYSGNDWYCSIHKSQLIRQEEKIVAVQARPSSIAEIKNLRGVHKVLILGKPEKLDQMKDELQPRYPKLCLIKSAPNLLEVVLKGVSKGDGIRVMAQEFNVPLEDCWAFGDNYNDEAMLKVVGHPVLMANAPSELKKKFRVITSDNNHDGMAVILNKLK; encoded by the coding sequence ATGGCTAAACTAATTTTTTCAGACATTGATGGTACTTTACTTAATTCGGATTTACAGGTTACGCCAAAAACACGCATCGCGCTTCGTCAGCAAATAATTGCTGGCAATGTCTTTATTCCCGTATCAGGACGAATGCCCCAGGCAATCATGACGGCTGCTGGGCAAGTAATGAAAACCTGTCCGATGATCGCATATAATGGTGCATTAGTCATAGATGAAATGGGTCGTCCGCTAAGTTCACAATTTATGACCGCAAAGCAGGCACTGGAAATTTGTCAGTATGTTGAAGAAAATGCTATTGAAAGCTGCTCGTGGAGTGTTTATAGTGGCAATGACTGGTATTGTTCAATTCATAAAAGTCAGTTGATTAGGCAGGAAGAAAAAATAGTTGCGGTTCAGGCTAGACCGAGCTCTATCGCTGAAATTAAAAATTTACGCGGTGTCCATAAGGTTTTGATATTGGGTAAGCCAGAAAAACTTGATCAGATGAAAGATGAATTACAGCCGCGTTATCCAAAACTTTGTTTGATTAAATCAGCACCTAATTTGCTTGAAGTTGTGCTTAAGGGAGTATCCAAAGGTGACGGTATCAGGGTAATGGCGCAGGAATTTAACGTCCCGCTTGAAGATTGCTGGGCTTTTGGCGATAACTATAATGATGAGGCAATGCTTAAAGTAGTGGGGCATCCGGTCTTGATGGCGAATGCTCCAAGCGAGTTAAAGAAAAAGTTTAGAGTGATAACTTCGGATAATAATCATGATGGAATGGCAGTAATACTAAATAAACTAAAATAA
- a CDS encoding SEC10/PgrA surface exclusion domain-containing protein: MNLKNKRSVLVSSATIASILSGLVLTDSMQTAQAAKINTTQTVKAAVRTAKVTKRAYLYNKHGKLVNKKALEKNKKIKVHGTKIIKGKMFYNIGHGEYVPVTRVKLAKNAKITKTAALYNHEGKKIGNKILKKGKKVIVYGTKTIKGKKYYFLGNGKYILAKNAAIRKKTVPSSHNNSETVKPGNSSGGSSSSDGASNPGNSSGGNSSSGGSSNPGNSSGGSSSSGGASNSGNSSSGNSSNGGSYNPGSSSGGNSSSGGASNPGNSSGSNSSNGGSYNPGNSSGGNNSSGGASNPGNSSGGNSSNGGSSNPGNSSGDSSSSGGASNPGNSSGGSSSSGGASNPGNSSGGSSSSGGASNPGNSSNGNSSSGGASNPGNSSGGSSSSGGASNPGNSSGGSSSSGGSSNNDTDTSTVHNNAVMILPKGYTRKALYKAYKLDNPPKNVDPDFINACKQGVRINNFDRSRTIDQAGDDTTTVDPTHLTPDQQTELSTFALQLINQARTCLNLHPWIQSTGTQQLANDIADEYHKDNHLSKNDHDVAGIIRASKKNGLNIDDQYIEDLTAWRPFPNGSTMTMSQLKKHVYLGVKQCLFGFTPSIVYDLTYADSEIDKSQNYSEWRHAGDLLSTGENYGYDSFRNYFALSISSSALSSSDPSSDNELAAHFISVSSDFINGYYGQLHHCTFDPGKDPTTNTVIVVPNAGDEIAQEFSITDLRKEFIKALNQKRTTSGLAPVTEDPALDLEAQNMTDKGPGTQVYTREVPNQLLKIGTGSGGTFQFSPDPATTANDLINTWGTLMESNITTVGLGATVQPNGSLYCYYEASY, from the coding sequence ATGAATTTAAAAAATAAGCGTAGCGTACTTGTCAGCAGCGCAACTATCGCTAGTATCCTAAGTGGTTTAGTCTTAACGGACAGTATGCAAACCGCCCAAGCCGCTAAAATTAATACTACACAAACAGTAAAAGCTGCAGTCAGAACCGCTAAAGTTACTAAAAGGGCCTATCTGTACAACAAACATGGTAAGCTTGTTAATAAAAAAGCTTTAGAAAAAAACAAAAAAATTAAAGTTCACGGTACCAAAATCATTAAGGGAAAAATGTTTTATAACATCGGCCATGGTGAATACGTACCGGTTACCAGAGTCAAATTAGCTAAGAACGCTAAAATTACCAAAACTGCTGCTCTTTATAACCACGAAGGCAAAAAGATCGGCAATAAAATACTTAAAAAGGGTAAAAAGGTTATAGTTTACGGTACCAAGACTATTAAGGGTAAAAAGTATTACTTTTTAGGTAACGGCAAGTATATTCTTGCTAAGAATGCAGCAATTAGAAAGAAAACAGTTCCCTCTAGCCACAACAATAGCGAGACAGTAAAGCCTGGGAACTCCTCCGGTGGCAGCAGTTCCAGTGATGGTGCGTCTAATCCAGGAAATTCCTCCGGTGGCAACAGCTCAAGTGGTGGTTCATCTAATCCAGGAAATTCCTCCGGTGGCAGCAGCTCAAGTGGCGGTGCGTCTAATTCCGGAAACTCTTCGAGTGGTAACAGCTCAAATGGCGGGTCTTACAATCCCGGAAGCTCCTCCGGTGGCAATAGCTCAAGTGGTGGTGCGTCTAATCCGGGAAATTCCTCCGGTAGCAATAGCTCAAATGGCGGGTCTTACAATCCCGGAAACTCTTCCGGTGGCAACAACTCAAGTGGCGGTGCGTCTAACCCGGGAAATTCCTCCGGTGGCAACAGCTCAAATGGCGGGTCGTCTAACCCAGGAAACTCCTCCGGTGATAGCAGCTCAAGTGGCGGTGCGTCTAATCCTGGAAATTCCTCCGGTGGCAGCAGCTCAAGTGGCGGTGCGTCTAATCCCGGAAATTCCTCCGGTGGCAGCAGCTCAAGTGGCGGTGCGTCTAATCCCGGAAATTCCTCCAATGGCAACAGCTCAAGTGGCGGTGCGTCTAATCCCGGAAACTCTTCCGGTGGCAGCAGTTCAAGTGGCGGTGCGTCTAATCCCGGAAACTCTTCCGGTGGCAGCAGCTCAAGTGGCGGTTCATCTAATAATGATACAGATACGTCAACCGTACACAATAACGCGGTTATGATTCTGCCTAAAGGATATACCCGTAAAGCACTGTATAAAGCATACAAATTAGATAATCCACCTAAAAATGTTGATCCCGACTTTATAAATGCCTGCAAACAAGGCGTACGAATTAATAATTTTGACCGCTCCAGAACCATTGATCAGGCTGGTGATGATACAACTACCGTTGACCCAACTCATTTAACTCCGGACCAACAGACAGAATTATCGACTTTCGCCTTACAATTAATTAATCAGGCTAGAACTTGCCTAAATTTGCATCCTTGGATTCAAAGTACGGGTACTCAGCAACTTGCTAATGATATTGCTGATGAATACCATAAAGATAACCACTTAAGCAAGAATGACCATGATGTTGCGGGAATTATTCGTGCAAGTAAGAAAAATGGTCTAAACATCGATGATCAATATATTGAAGATTTGACTGCTTGGAGGCCTTTTCCAAATGGCAGCACAATGACGATGTCACAACTAAAAAAGCATGTTTATCTTGGAGTTAAGCAATGCTTATTTGGTTTCACTCCAAGTATCGTTTATGATCTTACATATGCTGATAGTGAAATTGACAAATCACAGAACTATTCTGAATGGCGGCATGCTGGTGACTTATTGAGTACGGGAGAGAATTATGGCTATGATAGTTTTAGAAATTACTTTGCTCTCAGTATTTCTAGTTCAGCCTTATCAAGTAGCGATCCAAGTAGCGATAATGAGCTGGCTGCCCACTTTATTAGTGTTTCGTCAGACTTTATTAACGGCTATTATGGCCAACTGCACCACTGCACCTTTGATCCGGGTAAGGATCCGACCACAAATACAGTTATTGTGGTACCGAATGCAGGAGATGAAATTGCTCAAGAGTTCTCAATCACTGACCTTAGAAAAGAATTTATAAAAGCACTTAATCAGAAGCGCACTACCTCTGGTCTAGCACCTGTAACTGAAGACCCGGCCCTTGATTTAGAAGCACAAAACATGACAGATAAAGGCCCTGGAACTCAAGTTTACACCCGTGAAGTGCCTAACCAGCTTCTAAAAATTGGTACTGGTAGTGGCGGCACTTTCCAATTTAGCCCAGATCCAGCTACTACTGCAAATGACCTAATAAATACGTGGGGGACCCTTATGGAGTCCAATATTACAACTGTCGGGCTTGGAGCAACAGTACAGCCAAATGGAAGCCTTTATTGTTACTATGAGGCAAGTTACTAG
- a CDS encoding SEC10/PgrA surface exclusion domain-containing protein has translation MNLKNKRSVLVSSATIASILSGLVLTDSMQTAQAAKINTTQTVKAAVRTAKVTKRAYLYNKHGKLVNKKALEKNKKIKVHGTKIIKGKMFYNIGHGEYVPVTRVKLAKNAKITKTAALYNHEGKKIGNKILKKGKKVIVYGTKTIKGKKYYFLGNGKYILAKNAVIRKKTVTSNHNDNGTVKPGNSSGGSSPSGDSSNLGNSSGGNSSSGDSSNLGNSSGGNSSSGGSYNPGSSSGDSSSSGGSSNNDTDTSTVHDDAVMILPKEYTREALYKAYNSGYPIAENVDPNFINACKQGVRINNFDRSKAIDQAGDDTTIVDPTHLTPDQQTELSTFALRLINQARACLNLHPWIQSTGTQQLANDIADEYHKDNHTINEDHDVEGIIRASKKNGLNIDGQYIEDLAAWGYSSNGSTMTMSQLKKHVYLGIKQCLFGFTPSSGYDLIYPDSEIDKSQNYSEWRHAGDLLSAGENYGYDSFRNYFALSISTSPSSYGKEFDAHFISVSSYLINGDYGQKNHCTFDPGKDPTTNTVIVVPNAGDEIAQEFSITDLRKEFIKALNQKRTTSGLAPVTEDPALDLEAQNIADKGLGTQVYTREVPNQLLRGGGSGLNFQFSPDPATTANDLINTWGNLMDSNITTVGLGATVQPNGSLYCYFLTN, from the coding sequence ATGAATTTAAAAAATAAGCGTAGCGTACTTGTCAGCAGCGCAACTATCGCTAGTATCCTAAGTGGTTTAGTCTTAACGGACAGTATGCAAACCGCCCAAGCCGCTAAAATTAATACTACACAAACAGTAAAAGCTGCAGTCAGAACCGCTAAAGTTACTAAAAGGGCCTATCTGTACAACAAACATGGCAAGCTTGTTAATAAAAAAGCTTTAGAAAAAAACAAAAAAATTAAAGTTCACGGTACCAAAATCATTAAGGGAAAAATGTTTTATAACATCGGCCATGGTGAATACGTACCGGTTACCAGAGTCAAATTAGCTAAGAACGCTAAAATTACCAAAACTGCTGCTCTTTATAACCACGAAGGCAAAAAGATCGGCAATAAAATACTTAAAAAGGGTAAAAAGGTTATAGTTTACGGTACCAAGACTATTAAGGGTAAAAAGTATTACTTTTTAGGTAACGGCAAGTATATTCTTGCTAAGAATGCAGTGATTAGAAAAAAAACTGTTACCTCTAACCACAACGATAACGGGACAGTAAAGCCTGGGAACTCCTCCGGTGGCAGCAGTCCCAGTGGTGATTCTTCTAATCTGGGAAACTCTTCGGGTGGCAACAGCTCTAGTGGTGATTCTTCTAATCTGGGAAACTCTTCGGGTGGCAACAGCTCCAGTGGTGGTTCTTACAATCCCGGAAGCTCCTCAGGTGACAGCAGTTCGAGCGGCGGTTCCTCTAATAATGATACAGATACGTCAACCGTACACGATGACGCGGTTATGATCCTGCCTAAAGAATACACCCGTGAAGCACTGTACAAAGCATACAATTCTGGTTACCCAATAGCTGAAAATGTTGACCCTAACTTTATAAATGCCTGCAAACAAGGCGTACGAATTAATAATTTTGACCGCTCCAAAGCTATTGATCAGGCTGGTGACGATACAACTATCGTTGACCCAACTCATTTAACTCCGGACCAACAGACAGAATTATCGACTTTCGCCTTACGATTAATTAATCAGGCTCGAGCTTGCCTAAATTTGCATCCTTGGATTCAAAGTACGGGTACTCAGCAACTTGCTAATGATATTGCTGATGAATACCATAAAGATAACCACACAATAAATGAGGATCATGACGTTGAGGGGATTATTCGTGCAAGTAAGAAAAATGGTCTAAACATCGATGGTCAATATATTGAAGATTTGGCTGCTTGGGGATATTCTTCAAATGGTAGCACAATGACGATGTCACAACTAAAAAAGCATGTTTATCTTGGAATTAAACAATGCTTATTTGGTTTTACTCCAAGCAGTGGTTATGATCTTATATATCCTGATAGTGAAATTGACAAATCACAAAACTATTCTGAATGGCGGCATGCTGGTGACTTATTGAGTGCAGGGGAGAATTATGGCTATGATAGTTTTAGAAATTACTTTGCCCTCAGTATTTCTACTTCACCAAGTAGCTATGGCAAGGAATTTGATGCCCACTTCATTAGTGTGTCGTCATATCTTATTAACGGTGATTATGGTCAAAAAAACCACTGTACCTTTGATCCGGGCAAGGATCCTACCACAAATACAGTTATTGTGGTACCGAATGCAGGAGATGAAATTGCTCAAGAGTTCTCAATCACTGACCTTAGAAAAGAATTTATAAAAGCACTTAATCAGAAGCGCACCACCTCTGGTCTAGCACCTGTAACTGAAGACCCGGCCCTTGATTTAGAAGCACAAAACATAGCGGATAAAGGCCTTGGAACTCAAGTTTACACCCGTGAAGTGCCTAACCAGTTACTAAGAGGAGGGGGTAGTGGGCTAAATTTCCAATTTAGCCCAGATCCAGCTACTACTGCAAATGACCTAATAAATACGTGGGGTAACCTTATGGACTCCAATATTACAACTGTTGGGCTTGGGGCAACTGTACAGCCAAATGGAAGCCTTTATTGTTACTTTTTAACTAACTAG
- a CDS encoding NCS2 family permease, whose product MNFIKSYFQLDKYNTSVKIEFLAGLTTFISMSYILFVNPSVLGASGMDKGAVFTSTALASALGTAIMGIVANYPIGEAPALGINAFFAYTVCIGMHVSWETALSAVFVASVIFVLITLFKLREKIINAIPADLKFAISSGIGLFIAFLGLQDSGLIVADKSTLVTLGSLHNPLVWISIFGLLVTIILMILNVPGAIFIGMVLASIFGVCTGQIALPHKLISLAPSLAPTFGQAIFHVKDINSLQMWVVVLTFLLVTFFDTAGTLIGLAQQAGFMKDNKMPRVGRALTADSSAMVVGSILGTSPIGAFVESSAGIAVGGRTGLTAVFVGIFFLISMIFSPLLGLFTTQVTAPALIIVGVLMAQNTAHIHWNKMEIAVPSFLILLGMPLTYSISDGLALGLITYPICMVAAKRGKEVSPMMWILFIVFIIFLWVLNF is encoded by the coding sequence ATGAATTTTATTAAGAGTTACTTTCAGCTCGACAAATACAATACCAGTGTTAAAATTGAATTTCTCGCTGGATTAACTACTTTCATCAGCATGTCTTACATATTATTTGTCAATCCTAGTGTTTTGGGAGCCAGTGGGATGGACAAAGGCGCTGTTTTTACATCAACAGCATTAGCCAGTGCCTTAGGAACGGCTATCATGGGTATCGTTGCTAATTATCCCATTGGTGAAGCGCCAGCTTTAGGGATCAACGCCTTTTTTGCTTATACAGTATGTATCGGCATGCACGTTTCATGGGAGACAGCACTTTCAGCAGTTTTTGTTGCTTCAGTTATTTTTGTCTTAATTACCTTATTTAAATTAAGAGAAAAAATCATTAATGCTATTCCCGCGGATCTAAAATTTGCCATTTCTTCCGGTATTGGCTTATTTATTGCTTTTTTGGGCTTGCAAGACAGCGGCCTAATCGTTGCTGACAAATCTACTTTAGTTACCTTAGGTTCATTACATAATCCTCTTGTTTGGATCTCAATTTTTGGTTTATTAGTAACTATTATTTTAATGATTTTAAATGTTCCAGGAGCTATTTTCATTGGGATGGTGCTTGCATCGATCTTCGGTGTCTGCACTGGACAGATTGCATTGCCGCACAAACTTATTTCCCTTGCGCCAAGCCTTGCTCCGACTTTTGGCCAAGCCATTTTCCACGTCAAAGACATTAACTCATTACAAATGTGGGTTGTTGTCTTGACCTTCCTACTTGTTACTTTCTTCGACACTGCAGGTACCTTAATCGGCCTTGCACAACAAGCAGGCTTTATGAAAGACAACAAAATGCCGCGGGTTGGACGTGCTTTAACAGCCGATTCCAGTGCGATGGTTGTCGGTTCTATTTTAGGAACATCTCCAATTGGTGCTTTCGTTGAATCAAGTGCCGGAATTGCTGTCGGCGGAAGAACCGGGTTGACAGCTGTCTTCGTTGGTATTTTCTTCTTAATCTCAATGATCTTCAGTCCACTCTTAGGTTTATTCACCACCCAAGTGACTGCCCCAGCTTTAATCATTGTTGGTGTACTGATGGCCCAAAATACCGCCCACATTCATTGGAACAAAATGGAAATCGCTGTTCCTTCATTCCTAATTTTATTAGGAATGCCACTTACCTACTCCATTTCCGATGGTTTGGCATTAGGATTAATTACCTACCCAATCTGTATGGTTGCTGCTAAGCGTGGCAAAGAAGTAAGCCCAATGATGTGGATTCTCTTTATCGTCTTCATCATCTTCTTATGGGTACTGAATTTCTAA